The Dehalococcoidia bacterium region GTGCAGGCGATCCCGCGCGGCGAGTGGAGCGCGTAGTCCTCGCGCAGGGCGTCTCGCACTTGCGGGCCGAGCCGCTTGTTACGCGCGGGGTTAAGCGGATGTTCCGCCAGAACTCGCCGCCCCTCAGTTTCGAGGCGTCGCGCCTGCTCCTCCATGAACGGCCGCACCGCCGCTTCCCAGCCTTCCTCGGCGAGGGCCGAGTTCGAGTTGGTGAATATTTGTGCGGCCACGCGGTCCGGGCAGTCCAGCGCGTAGCGAATGGTCAGCGCCGCGCCGAGCGACTGCCCGCACACAAGCCACCTCTCGGCGCCAAGAAGCGTCCGTATCGCCTCGAACTCGCAGCCGTAGTATTCGGGGGTGTAGCAGGCCGGATCGTCCGGGGTTGGCGACCGCCCATGGCCGAAGAGCTCGACGACGACTGGGCGACAGACGCGGCGCAGCGCGGCGAGGTTGGGCAGCCACTGGGAGCGGCTCGAGAGCATGCCGTGCACGAGGAGAAGGAACGGCCCACTCCCCTCGTGCACCTCGTAGTAGAGCGAAGGCGTTGCCTGTCCCGGCGCGCCCACCGGCGTCTCACGCGTCACAACGCTACTCCGCCGGTGCTTCCTCTCGCACGTCCGCCGTCCATCTGACCTCTATGGCGCCCTTCACGCTCTGATAGCCGGGGCAGGCGTCGAAATGCGTTTCCAGCGCCCGCTGGACGTCGTCCTTCCTGCCGGCGGGCACCGTTAGCCGGTAGTGGATGCCGATCTCCGTGATGCCGATGGTCAGCCCCTTCTTCTCGACCCGTCCCTCCACCTGCGCGGTGTAGTCCTCGGTCTTCACCCTGATCCCGCGTGCTGCCAGCACGCCCAACAACGTCCCGTACAGTCAGCCTCCAACCGCGGCGACGATATGGTCGAGCGTCGAAGCCATCGAGGGCACCTTGTCCGGCACGCGGTAGTAGTCTCTGAGCGCGCCCTGGACGCCGTATATCACTGGCTCCTCTATCTCTCCCAAGTAGGCGTGCCGCATCCGGTCTTTCATCTCCAGCCTGGTGCGGGAGATGTACAGGAAATCCTTTTCCATAGTCGCCTCCTCCTTTCCTCTGTCTCATCCGAAAGAGGATGCTAAGCGCCGTCGCTCCTCACGTCAACAAGCGAGTATCGAATCGAATGCCGGCCGTGTTATTCTGGGCTTTCGTAGGGAGACGACCGCATGGAGAATCCCGAGCACAGCACGCCCCGGATTGTGGCGCGCGCCGCCGACCGGCTGCTGGCCTTCTACGAGAGCGCCGCCCAACGGGTAAGCAGGAGCCGCCGAGCGCAACTCCTCGTGGCGATGATCGCCCTGTTGTTCGTGTTCATCCCCTCGGTTGTCCTGCTCATCCTGCCGTTCGTGACCGATTTCAGCGAGCAGCGCCTGAAGAGTCTGGGGTACGCAGGGATATTCATCGCCAACCTGGCGGGCACCGCCACCGTCTTCATTCCGGTGCCGGGGATTACCGCCGCGGGGCAGGCCCTCGTCATTACCGGTGGCAGCGAGCTCAATCCGGTGGCTGCGGGCATCCTGGGAGGACTGGGGATGGCGCTCGGCGAGGTCACTGCTTACGCCGCCGGCGCTGTGGGCAGGGAATTCGCGCGTGGGCGGCAGGTCGGCGGCCCGATGTGGTTTCGGAGGGCGGTGCTGGCGGCCATTGGTGGCGTTGGCTGGCTCATGGCGCGCTACGGGATGCTCACGCTGTTCTTCCTCGCGGCCATACCCAATCCCCTGTTCGAGGTCGCGGGGCTCACGGCGGGCTCGGTGAGGATGAACTTCTGGCGCTTCATGACGGCGGTAACACTGGGGAAGGTAACCCGGGGCCTGGCGCTCGCTTTCTTTGGGGCATCGCTCGGCTTCTAACGGGCGTCAGGCTGCGCCTACGCGCCTTCCCTCGATCGATATCACCTTGAGGGACACCCGCGCGGCCTCCAGCAGCGAGTCGGGATCGGCCCCGTCGTCGCCTGAGACGATGCCCATTTCGATCATCAGCCTCGACCCATATCCGCGGGCCATCGTCTCCACTTCTTTGCCAAGACAGCGCCGTATCCGCTCGCTGACTATCTCCAGGCCGGTTGGCGAGGCAGCGGAGACGAGGATGCCGATCTCCTTCTCGTCTATGACGGCGACGAGGTCAGAGGGGCGCATCTGATTCGCTATCGACATCCCGAGCAGGCGGAACACCTTTTCATCGGCCGGGCCCATCCCGCTCCCGT contains the following coding sequences:
- a CDS encoding VTT domain-containing protein, encoding MENPEHSTPRIVARAADRLLAFYESAAQRVSRSRRAQLLVAMIALLFVFIPSVVLLILPFVTDFSEQRLKSLGYAGIFIANLAGTATVFIPVPGITAAGQALVITGGSELNPVAAGILGGLGMALGEVTAYAAGAVGREFARGRQVGGPMWFRRAVLAAIGGVGWLMARYGMLTLFFLAAIPNPLFEVAGLTAGSVRMNFWRFMTAVTLGKVTRGLALAFFGASLGF
- a CDS encoding alpha/beta hydrolase; this encodes MTRETPVGAPGQATPSLYYEVHEGSGPFLLLVHGMLSSRSQWLPNLAALRRVCRPVVVELFGHGRSPTPDDPACYTPEYYGCEFEAIRTLLGAERWLVCGQSLGAALTIRYALDCPDRVAAQIFTNSNSALAEEGWEAAVRPFMEEQARRLETEGRRVLAEHPLNPARNKRLGPQVRDALREDYALHSPRGIACTGLYTVPPSSVRGRVVENRVPALLVVGEREKRFAPHRRFAEANMPFLEVEALDAGHAVNLDAADGFNEAVVDFVRRHS
- a CDS encoding OsmC family protein; this translates as MLAARGIRVKTEDYTAQVEGRVEKKGLTIGITEIGIHYRLTVPAGRKDDVQRALETHFDACPGYQSVKGAIEVRWTADVREEAPAE